The Anoplopoma fimbria isolate UVic2021 breed Golden Eagle Sablefish chromosome 20, Afim_UVic_2022, whole genome shotgun sequence genome includes a window with the following:
- the nppcl gene encoding C-type natriuretic peptide-like produces the protein MLCPVLLCATLLLLTPLEITEARALHPPPDAVQFMEQFLERYNDLLTLDDLENLLNSQPEEQSTFSSGVKAAEYPKWADAQTQAETPWLRLLKGAVANQKRAEPDRSRRGWNRGCFGLKLDRIGSMSGLGC, from the exons ATGCTGTGTCCTGTGCTGCTTTGTGCCACTCTGCTCCTCCTGACACCTCTGGAGATCACGGAGGCTCGCGCTCTGCACCCTCCTCCTGATGCTGTGCAG TTTATGGAGCAGTTTCTGGAACGCTACAATGATCTTTTGACCCTGGACGACCTGGAGAACCTGTTGAACAGCCAACCAGAGGAGCAGTCGACCTTCTCCTCTGGGGTCAAAGCGGCCGAGTACCCCAAATGGGCGGATGCACAAACGCAGGCTGAGACCCCCTGGCTGCGCCTGCTGAAGGGGGCGGTGGCCAATCAGAAGCGAGCAGAACCGGACCGGTCACGGAGGGGATGGAACCGAGGATGCTTCGGGCTGAAACTGGATCGGATCGGGTCCATGAGCGGACTGGGCTGTTag
- the gapdh gene encoding glyceraldehyde-3-phosphate dehydrogenase, which translates to MVKVGINGFGRIGRLVTRAAFTSKQVEIVAINDPFIDLEYMVYMFKYDSTHGRFKGEVKIEGDKLVIDGHKITVFHERDPANIKWGDAGAQYVVESTGVFTTIEKASAHLKGGAKRVIISAPSADAPMFVMGVNHEKYDKSLKVVSNASCTTNCLAPLAKVINDNFVIIEGLMSTVHAITATQKTVDGPSGKLWRDGRGASQNIIPASTGAAKAVGKVIPELNGKLTGMAFRVPTPNVSVVDLTVRLEKPAKYEDIKKVVKAAADGPMKGILGYTEHQVVSTDFNGDLRSSIFDAGAGIALNDHFVKLVTWYDNEFAYSNRVCDLMAHMASKE; encoded by the exons ATGGTGAAAGTCGGTATTAATGG ATTTGGCCGCATCGGGCGCCTGGTGACCCGTGCTGCTTTCACCTCCAAGCAGGTGGAGATTGTTGCCATCAATGACCCTTTCATCGACCTGGAGTACATG GTCTACATGTTCAAGTATGACTCCACCCACGGACGCTTCAAGGGTGAGGTCAAAATTGAGGGTGACAAGCTGGTCATCGATGGACACAAAATCACCGTTTTCCACGA gagaGACCCCGCTAACATCAAATGGGGAGATGCTGGTGCCCAGTACGTGGTTGAGTCCACTGGTGTGTTCACCACCATTGAGAAAGCCTCT GCTCACTTGAAGGGGGGTGCCAAGAGAGTCATCATCTCTGCACCCAGTGCTGATGCTCCCATGTTCGTCATGGGTGTCAACCATGAGAAGTACGACAAGTCCCTCAAGGTTGTCAG CAACGCTTCCTGCACAACCAACTGCCTGGCTCCCCTGGCCAAGGTCATCAATGACAACTTCGTCATCATTGAGGGCCTGATG AGCACAGTTCATGCAATCACTGCCACCCAGAAGACTGTTGATGGTCCCTCCGGTAAGCTGTGGAGGGACGGCCGTGGTGCCAGTCAGAACATTATCCCCGCCTCCACTGGTGCTGCCAAAGCTGTCGGCAAGGTCATCCCCGAGCTCAACGG CAAGCTGACCGGCATGGCCTTCCGTGTCCCCACCCCCAACGTGTCCGTGGTTGACCTGACAGTCCGTCTGGAGAAACCC GCCAAATACGAAGACATCAAGAAGGTTGTGAAGGCTGCAGCTGATGGACCCATGAAGGGCATTCTGGGATACACAGAACACCAG GTCGTCTCCACAGACTTCAACGGTGACCTCCGCTCCTCCATCTTTGATGCTGGCGCTGGCATCGCCCTCAACGACCACTTTGTCAAGCTGGTTACATG GTACGACAACGAGTTTGCATACAGCAACCGTGTCTGCGACCTGATGGCCCACATGGCTTCCAAGGAGTAA
- the opn9 gene encoding opsin 9 translates to MGENGSQKGSWFVPLSIHPLFLSQLSPSTDLAVAVFLSFTVVASVLGNGMVLLIYCRRRKKLRPSELMTINLALCDFGFSVLGGPFFITSSLCHAWLFGEMGCLCYGIQGFMFGIGSLLTTCLISLERCLKICCLRYGQWIERRHVCLSIVLVWVYTLFWALLPAFGFGSYGPEPYGTSCTINWWSMRSSLNDRIYIFLILTLCFGFPTLTIVASYLAILLTVYRSNRTLASIPSSSVRNNGKDLRLTKMAAVVCSTFLLAWMPYAAVSLLSALMPRDDQEASLQTAAEESTDISLLLNWTAAEHYRQIYYHHENKWSNVNDMNSASITGLSEATFRSMLDKEAEPMTGSHQPFSSLPPLVTLIPAMFAKFHSTINPFIYHIMNREFRDDVYAMLFGQEKAERRRIQGRKESTCGREPASPTA, encoded by the exons ATGGGAGAGAATGGCTCACAGAAGGGCTCCTGGTTTGTCCCCTTGTCCATCCACCCACTGTTCCTCTCCCAGCTGTCCCCCTCCACAGACTTGGCTGTCGCTGTCTTCCTTTCCTTCACAG TTGTCGCATCAGTGCTGGGCAATGGCATGGTGTTATTAATCTACTGCAGGAGACGAAAGAAGCTCAGACCCTCAGAGCTCATGACCATCAACCTGGCCCTCTGCGATTTTGGTTTCAGCGTCTTGGGAGGGCCATTTTTCATCACTTCCAG CCTGTGTCATGCCTGGCTGTTTGGGGAGATGGGGTGCCTTTGCTACGGCATTCAGGGCTTTATGTTTGGCATCGGCTCTCTGCTCACCACCTGTCTTATCTCTCTGGAGCGTTGCCTGAAGATCTGCTGCTTAAGATACG GTCAATGGATCGAGAGACGacatgtgtgtctgtccatAGTTCTGGTGTGGGTTTACACATTGTTCTGGGCCTTGCTGCCTGCATTTGGCTTTGGAAGTTATGGACCAGAACCTTATGGGACCAGCTGCACCATCAACTG GTGGAGCATGAGGTCATCTCTGAATGACAGAATCTATATTTTCCTCATCCTGACGTTATGTTTTGGATTTCCTACACTTACCATCGTCGCTTCATATTTGGCCATCCTTCTGACG GTCTACAGATCTAATCGCACTCTGGCGTCTataccctcctcctctgtcagaaacAATGGCAAAGACCTGAGACTTACAAAG ATGGCTGCTGTGGTGTGCAGCACCTTCCTGCTGGCCTGGATGCCCTACGCTGCTGTGTCTCTGTTATCTGCACTCATGCCCAGAGATGATCAAGAGGCATCTTTACAGACGGCGGCGGAGGAGTCAACTGATATCTCCTTATTGCTCAACTGGACCGCTGCAGAACATTACAGACAAATCTACTACCATCACGAGAACAAGTGGAGCAATGTGAACGACATGAATTCAGCCTCCATCACTGGCCTGAGTGAGGCCACATTCAGGTCCATGCTGGACAAAGAAGCTGAACCAATGACCGGGAGCCATCAGCCgttctcctctctcccaccTTTAGTCACCTTGATCCCTGCTATGTTTGCCAAGTTCCACAGCACGATCAACCCTTTTATCTACCACATCATGAACAGGGAGTTCAGGGACGACGTCTACGCGATGTTGTTTGGTCAagagaaggcagagaggaggcgAATACaagggaggaaagaaagcaCATGTGGAA gAGAACCAGCCTCTCCTACTGCCTGa